The following proteins come from a genomic window of Methanobacterium bryantii:
- a CDS encoding right-handed parallel beta-helix repeat-containing protein gives MMTMNVAFSETVSAATWTINEADMGMQTNTNIQNIINNANPGDTILFTGSQYTHIHLSINKPLNIVSSVGTQLYACPMEAPQGSDNLAAFSINNAAAGTNISGFKINNNNQGYGININGTSNVNILNNTIICSDGTGVNVFGSGNITVKNNTLTQSVSGIQILNSSLTNILSNLITANSGNGILFGENVSTTLINNNNISSNQNIGINILKSCNNTTITGNSIYKNCNATTGNGKGIYINATIHGLNISSNFIYMNGKMGICYDTGVTNVTETTDTVKDNYISGHTGRDVIRFIYNEDTGLDTAPVWIGETCFGGLNNVCPKIQVSSEAVMSEIKQITSGIYSVSFINKNTGLTSTGFGSFYVTFFLNKFNTSKGAADVGDIWKNVLVVNGTATVDFTNCTYKDTNNSIFVVAPYSTFNTAMKDTLTVNDANNPSLKANISATSSVSKSIIKNGDTITYKITVKNSGKKNATNVKVSNILSPTYYSSYTKPTRGSYYNGVWNIGNLNAGETLTLYITAKAKLSGITKSQAKITGTNTNTVYSNTLQTTINKYIKLSYSNSILTNSKVKTGKYVYLGTTVKNSGKDKSGTVKVKITLPKGMKLVKVNYPSVYNKATKTWTFTVPAGKYYTFKVKAQVTSKGTKKITFNDNGKIQYKYVVGY, from the coding sequence ATGATGACCATGAATGTTGCATTCAGCGAAACAGTGTCTGCAGCGACATGGACTATAAATGAAGCCGATATGGGGATGCAGACAAACACAAACATCCAGAACATTATTAATAATGCAAATCCTGGAGATACAATACTATTTACAGGATCGCAGTATACCCACATCCACCTCTCGATAAACAAACCATTAAATATAGTAAGCAGTGTTGGAACACAACTCTATGCGTGTCCCATGGAAGCACCGCAGGGATCAGATAACCTTGCTGCATTTTCCATTAACAATGCCGCAGCAGGGACTAATATTTCAGGATTTAAAATAAACAACAATAATCAGGGATACGGTATAAACATCAACGGCACCAGTAACGTGAATATATTGAACAATACAATAATTTGCAGCGACGGGACAGGAGTCAATGTCTTTGGAAGCGGCAATATAACTGTGAAAAACAATACATTGACACAATCTGTTTCAGGAATCCAAATATTAAATTCAAGCTTAACTAACATTTTAAGTAATTTAATAACAGCTAACAGTGGAAATGGAATTCTATTTGGAGAGAATGTTTCCACTACCCTCATAAACAACAACAATATCAGTTCTAATCAAAATATTGGAATAAATATCTTAAAATCATGCAATAACACCACCATAACAGGAAACAGTATATATAAGAATTGTAATGCAACTACTGGAAATGGTAAAGGAATTTATATCAATGCAACTATCCACGGCCTTAACATTAGCAGTAATTTCATCTACATGAACGGTAAAATGGGTATATGCTATGATACAGGAGTAACAAACGTAACAGAAACTACGGATACTGTTAAAGACAATTATATCAGCGGACATACTGGTAGAGATGTAATACGATTCATTTATAATGAAGATACTGGACTTGATACAGCACCTGTGTGGATAGGCGAAACATGCTTCGGTGGTTTAAACAACGTATGCCCCAAGATACAGGTTAGCAGTGAAGCAGTAATGAGCGAGATTAAACAGATTACAAGTGGAATATATTCTGTTTCATTTATTAACAAAAATACAGGGTTAACATCTACGGGTTTTGGTTCATTTTATGTTACATTCTTCTTAAATAAATTTAACACAAGCAAAGGCGCAGCTGACGTAGGAGATATCTGGAAAAATGTTCTGGTGGTAAATGGGACCGCAACTGTGGATTTCACCAACTGTACATATAAAGATACAAACAACAGCATTTTTGTTGTAGCACCATATAGTACCTTTAATACAGCAATGAAAGATACACTTACAGTTAACGATGCCAATAATCCTTCTTTAAAGGCCAATATTTCAGCTACTTCCAGTGTCAGCAAGTCCATTATAAAAAATGGAGATACAATAACTTACAAAATTACAGTTAAAAACAGCGGCAAAAAAAATGCTACAAATGTTAAAGTAAGCAATATTCTTTCCCCTACATACTATTCCAGTTACACAAAGCCTACCCGTGGGTCATATTACAACGGCGTATGGAACATAGGCAACTTAAATGCAGGAGAAACACTTACCTTGTACATAACTGCCAAGGCTAAACTGTCAGGAATAACAAAATCCCAGGCAAAAATAACTGGAACTAATACAAACACAGTATATTCAAACACATTACAGACAACCATAAATAAGTACATTAAACTGTCTTATTCCAATTCAATCCTCACCAATTCCAAGGTTAAAACCGGTAAATATGTTTACCTGGGAACCACAGTGAAGAACTCTGGAAAAGACAAGTCTGGAACTGTTAAAGTTAAAATAACCTTACCAAAGGGAATGAAACTTGTCAAAGTTAATTACCCATCAGTTTACAATAAAGCTACTAAAACATGGACTTTCACTGTACCTGCAGGAAAATACTACACTTTCAAAGTCAAAGCGCAGGTCACATCCAAAGGAACCAAAAAAATAACATTCAACGACAACGGTAAAATCCAGTACAAATACGTTGTAGGATACTAA
- a CDS encoding FmdE family protein, with protein MSDYMELLKKAGEFHGDICGGIVMGTKLAMYGMETMGMKPGQKDKRLIVFTEIDRCISDAVLSVTRTSLGKKSLKPMHYGKFAATFVNIDTGEAIRVVDLGANKKDRDENETTEELIERINKTPAEELFEIQKVSVKIDPNDLPGKPLEIVTCADCGEVVMDGKHHLKGGKAYCTSCFSGSYYQIIDE; from the coding sequence ATGAGTGACTATATGGAATTATTAAAGAAAGCAGGAGAATTCCACGGCGATATATGCGGCGGAATCGTTATGGGAACAAAATTAGCCATGTATGGTATGGAAACAATGGGAATGAAACCTGGACAGAAAGATAAAAGATTGATAGTCTTTACTGAAATTGACCGGTGCATATCTGATGCAGTCTTATCTGTAACAAGAACATCCTTAGGTAAAAAGTCCTTAAAACCAATGCACTACGGTAAATTCGCGGCCACATTCGTCAATATAGATACTGGTGAAGCAATCCGGGTTGTAGATTTAGGTGCTAATAAAAAAGATAGAGACGAAAATGAAACAACAGAAGAGCTTATAGAAAGAATAAACAAGACTCCTGCAGAAGAACTATTTGAAATCCAAAAAGTATCGGTTAAAATCGATCCAAATGATTTACCTGGAAAACCACTGGAAATAGTAACCTGTGCTGACTGCGGTGAAGTTGTAATGGATGGAAAACATCACCTGAAAGGAGGAAAAGCTTACTGTACTTCCTGTTTCAGTGGATCATATTACCAGATTATAGATGAATAA
- a CDS encoding PKD domain-containing protein — protein sequence MNYKSFVLLMIFAVFICISAMGSASAANSPSVNFTSNTTNGSTPLSVQFNDTSKGSPTSWLWNFGDGKTSTKQNPVHNYTKNGNYSVSLTVTNVAGSDSLTKSNYITVLPTVNTSLTGGTYKTAQKVELTCSDTTATIYYANDTTDPRTSSTRTKYSGTITISKTTTLRYAALDTNGNWSPLYIQNYVIGSSGTGGTGGLDDTTWAKSGGDLNNTGLSNYNGPETNTALWNYTTGKSISGHCSPVIGSDGTIYIGSDDGKFYAFNVDGTVKWTYTTGNSIGGSTIGADGTIYTLSGPYIFALNHNGTLQWKYKTPGSLVGTPTIVSDGTIYFGSTDGKLYALYHNGTLKWTYDTGTYVYSREGGPAIGSDGTIYFESGESYSNYGKLYAINLDGTLKWKYTIGGSLQGSPAVGSDGTIYAGGVDGNLYAINPNGTLKWNYSTGETIYSPIISSPAVGADRTVYFGSQSGNFYAVTDNGNSGTLKWEYTTGGAICSMATISANGIIYVGSSDGKLYAFNVDGTLLWTYTTGSGIYGSVAIGANETLYFGSYDKNMYAIANTVLRANQTEGSAPLTVQFTGSGVSPVSWNWDFGDGTTSTEQNPVHKYANAGYYTVTLTVTSSNGQTRTVRFTQYIKAYNPPVSNFTVSTIWGTAPTVAPPACNQIQFKDTSSNVPTSWYWDFGDGTNSTEQNPTHVYATMGTYLVQLTVTNAAGTSTYSTILLVRSTILVNSSLASGTYNNTQTVKLTSEDSKATIYYTNDTTDPRTNSTRIKYTGPITISKTTTLRYAAVTTTGKWSALYLQNFVIGTGGLLTNSSNPTYQGDNNNTGLSNYTGPQTNNTKWNNSEINPSADTSIATGSDGTIYAGSNGYLYALAPTGIIKWRYYTGSSSWVSTPTIGKDGTIYISASSYLHALKTDGTLIWKIYIYSSDQVSPSVGADGTIYIPCYDNSGFLDPALYAINPNGTIKWNASLVNASFIKGNLAIASDGTIYVPGHSFLYAVNPDGTIKWSYAFGNHQYSSPSIGTDGTIYILAYGGALSGEPALYAINPDGTLKWRYTTKRASYGAVALGSDGIIYLLDSGTLIALTPDGTQKWNYTAGTSSLSSPVIDANGTLYFTAGSSIFAVNSNGILKWNYTDHSAVSNPVIDSDGTLYVGINNNLQAFRDAAAKFNYTIDSNPLHVQFNDTSNNATSWKWNFGDGTTSTKQNPTHTYSKSGQYKVTLVATLANGETLTAAQVLTISDITPPTVTISPNGGKFNTTQTVTLNSSDDSNKLTVYYTTDGSDPQTSSIKHVYTSSITLNSTTTLKYAAVDSSGNWSPVYEETYTISETAVNTNINVTSGMTNAEIQSIIDNAASGSTIEFIGSLYENLQLTINKQLNIISNVGTKITTSSTLPVFTINGTQAAGTTIKGFTIVNTGTGPGILIKNTSNVTISNDQISSTSGTAVQINGSSNTTIRSSTVSDSTIGIDISDSNGTQINQSNINNNGNGIIIENSTNTSANNSQITGNTKNGISVKNSNKTTISGNTIKKNGNTTTSGSGVYFENSTNVTVTNNQINENYYGITALNLTNAIIKNNTFINNDRDGILLNGTTKNVTIASNAMQENDNGIHVNCASENLNISGNLITGNIKKITKQQMYHGNGILLGENYAPSSTFHIEHNVMLKNANMDFRSCMAAGDYIPGSNLFGSGCKQVTYDPQITMEMVKTGKNQFSVVFRDGNTGEIVTDLPSFAVTFKNGPYSVTAMTINGVATAVFTNLANGDVVGTAYGLTVSTAYSSIINYLFGNPDDPGSGGNDDPGSGGNSGNNGTGSGNEGDGPGSGSGNNPGTSSNSGTSGSSSSNGASSGSSASVGLATAAADAGSSGNSGQAGSNGQQSGQSKTAQELFIDDTTKNTPFWGILGVIVLIVVIFGGYYRKDLMSMIRKSKK from the coding sequence ATGAATTATAAATCATTTGTTTTGCTCATGATTTTTGCTGTGTTTATTTGTATTTCAGCAATGGGAAGTGCGAGTGCAGCTAACTCACCCTCTGTTAACTTTACAAGTAACACTACCAATGGCAGCACGCCTTTAAGTGTACAGTTTAACGACACATCTAAAGGCAGCCCTACCTCATGGTTATGGAATTTCGGCGATGGAAAAACGTCAACCAAGCAGAATCCTGTGCATAACTACACAAAAAATGGGAACTACAGTGTCAGCCTTACAGTAACCAATGTTGCTGGAAGCGACAGTTTAACAAAAAGTAACTACATCACAGTTTTACCAACAGTTAACACCAGCCTCACTGGTGGAACTTACAAAACCGCTCAAAAGGTGGAGTTAACCTGCAGCGATACCACTGCAACAATTTACTATGCAAACGACACCACAGATCCCCGAACAAGCAGCACAAGAACAAAATACAGTGGAACGATCACCATAAGCAAAACCACTACGTTACGCTACGCGGCACTGGATACCAATGGTAACTGGAGCCCACTTTACATACAAAACTATGTAATCGGAAGCAGCGGGACTGGAGGGACTGGAGGGCTTGATGATACAACCTGGGCTAAATCCGGCGGCGACCTCAACAACACAGGCCTATCAAATTACAACGGCCCCGAAACCAACACCGCACTATGGAACTACACCACAGGAAAATCCATATCGGGTCATTGCAGCCCAGTAATTGGATCAGACGGGACCATTTACATAGGAAGTGATGATGGTAAGTTTTACGCATTTAACGTTGACGGAACCGTCAAATGGACTTACACCACTGGAAACAGTATAGGTGGTTCAACAATTGGTGCGGATGGTACTATTTATACATTATCAGGACCCTACATATTCGCTTTGAACCACAATGGAACGCTCCAATGGAAATATAAGACTCCAGGATCCCTTGTAGGCACACCAACAATTGTATCTGACGGAACCATTTATTTTGGAAGCACTGACGGTAAATTATACGCTTTGTACCATAATGGGACCTTAAAATGGACCTACGACACTGGAACTTATGTTTACAGCCGAGAAGGAGGTCCTGCCATAGGATCAGATGGAACCATTTACTTTGAAAGTGGTGAATCCTACAGTAATTACGGTAAACTCTACGCAATAAATCTAGACGGAACACTCAAATGGAAATACACCATAGGAGGAAGCCTGCAAGGTTCACCAGCAGTTGGATCTGACGGAACCATTTACGCAGGAGGAGTTGACGGTAATCTTTACGCAATAAATCCAAATGGAACACTCAAATGGAATTATTCCACAGGAGAAACTATATATAGTCCAATAATCTCCAGTCCAGCAGTTGGAGCTGACAGAACCGTTTACTTCGGAAGCCAGAGTGGTAATTTCTATGCTGTAACTGATAATGGAAACAGTGGAACACTCAAATGGGAATACACCACTGGAGGCGCTATATGCAGCATGGCAACGATTAGTGCTAACGGAATCATTTACGTGGGAAGTTCCGACGGCAAACTCTACGCATTTAACGTCGACGGAACACTGCTGTGGACTTATACCACCGGAAGTGGTATCTATGGTTCTGTAGCCATTGGTGCAAATGAAACACTGTACTTTGGAAGTTATGATAAAAACATGTACGCCATAGCAAACACGGTTTTAAGGGCCAATCAGACTGAAGGATCTGCTCCTTTAACTGTGCAGTTTACAGGTTCAGGCGTTTCCCCTGTTTCATGGAACTGGGATTTCGGAGACGGAACTACCAGCACAGAACAGAACCCTGTTCACAAATACGCTAATGCAGGGTACTACACCGTGACCCTAACTGTAACCAGCAGCAATGGGCAGACACGTACTGTAAGATTCACACAGTATATCAAAGCTTACAACCCCCCTGTATCCAATTTCACAGTAAGCACTATCTGGGGAACAGCTCCTACTGTAGCTCCACCCGCTTGCAACCAGATACAGTTCAAAGACACCAGTTCAAACGTCCCTACATCATGGTACTGGGATTTCGGTGATGGGACAAACAGCACAGAACAGAACCCAACACACGTTTATGCAACTATGGGAACTTACCTGGTCCAATTAACAGTGACCAACGCTGCAGGGACCAGCACTTATTCCACTATCCTCCTGGTCAGAAGCACAATACTCGTAAACAGCAGCCTTGCAAGTGGAACATACAACAACACACAAACAGTAAAACTAACCAGCGAAGACTCAAAAGCAACTATATACTATACAAACGACACCACAGACCCTAGAACAAACAGCACAAGAATAAAATACACCGGACCAATCACTATAAGCAAAACCACAACCTTAAGATACGCAGCAGTGACAACCACAGGAAAATGGAGCGCACTATACCTACAAAACTTCGTAATTGGAACCGGAGGACTACTAACAAACTCCTCAAACCCAACATACCAAGGCGACAACAACAACACAGGCCTATCAAACTACACAGGCCCACAAACAAACAACACAAAATGGAACAACAGCGAAATAAACCCATCAGCAGACACCAGTATAGCTACAGGATCAGATGGAACCATATACGCTGGAAGTAATGGGTATTTATACGCACTGGCCCCCACTGGAATAATAAAATGGCGTTATTATACTGGAAGCTCGTCATGGGTAAGTACCCCAACCATAGGAAAGGACGGAACCATCTACATTTCTGCAAGTAGTTATTTACATGCATTAAAGACAGACGGAACATTGATATGGAAAATTTATATCTATTCATCCGATCAAGTTTCACCCTCGGTTGGAGCAGACGGAACCATCTACATACCATGTTACGATAACAGCGGCTTCCTTGACCCTGCCTTATATGCAATAAACCCTAACGGGACAATTAAATGGAACGCAAGCCTTGTTAATGCAAGTTTCATAAAAGGCAACTTAGCCATAGCATCAGATGGAACAATCTACGTTCCAGGCCATAGCTTCTTGTATGCAGTAAATCCAGATGGAACCATAAAGTGGTCATATGCTTTTGGAAACCACCAGTATTCCTCCCCATCCATTGGAACAGACGGAACCATCTACATACTGGCTTATGGCGGTGCGCTTTCTGGTGAACCTGCATTATATGCAATAAATCCGGACGGAACACTCAAATGGAGATATACTACAAAAAGGGCATCATATGGTGCTGTGGCCCTAGGATCCGATGGAATCATATATCTTTTAGATTCAGGTACCCTTATTGCGCTAACTCCAGATGGAACACAAAAATGGAATTACACCGCTGGAACAAGTTCCCTTTCATCCCCCGTGATTGATGCAAATGGAACCCTATATTTCACAGCAGGTAGCAGTATTTTTGCAGTAAATTCAAATGGAATACTTAAATGGAATTATACTGATCATTCAGCAGTCAGTAATCCTGTAATTGATTCTGATGGCACATTATACGTTGGAATCAATAATAATTTACAGGCTTTCCGTGATGCTGCAGCCAAGTTCAACTACACAATCGACTCTAATCCGTTGCATGTGCAGTTTAACGACACTTCAAATAACGCTACAAGCTGGAAATGGAATTTCGGTGACGGGACAACTTCTACCAAGCAGAACCCAACACACACCTACAGCAAATCAGGCCAGTACAAGGTTACTTTGGTTGCAACATTAGCTAACGGTGAAACCCTTACAGCAGCACAGGTACTTACAATCAGTGACATTACACCTCCAACAGTGACTATAAGTCCAAATGGAGGGAAGTTCAACACAACACAAACCGTGACATTAAACTCATCTGATGACAGCAATAAACTGACTGTTTATTACACCACAGACGGCAGCGACCCACAAACTAGCAGCATAAAGCATGTTTACACCAGTTCAATTACATTAAACAGTACAACAACACTTAAATATGCTGCAGTAGACTCTTCAGGAAACTGGAGCCCAGTCTACGAAGAAACATACACTATATCAGAGACAGCAGTCAACACCAACATCAATGTAACTTCAGGAATGACCAACGCAGAAATTCAATCCATCATTGACAACGCTGCGTCTGGAAGCACCATAGAATTCATTGGATCACTCTATGAAAACCTGCAGCTCACCATCAACAAACAGCTGAACATAATAAGCAACGTGGGAACCAAAATAACCACATCCAGCACATTACCAGTATTCACAATCAACGGAACACAAGCAGCAGGGACCACAATAAAAGGATTTACCATTGTTAACACAGGAACAGGCCCAGGAATACTCATAAAAAACACCAGCAACGTAACCATATCCAACGACCAGATAAGTTCAACCAGCGGAACAGCAGTCCAGATAAACGGAAGTTCCAACACCACCATCAGAAGCAGCACTGTAAGCGACTCCACCATAGGAATCGACATTTCAGACAGTAATGGCACTCAAATAAACCAGAGCAATATCAACAACAACGGAAACGGAATAATCATAGAAAACAGTACAAACACCAGCGCCAATAACAGCCAAATCACCGGCAACACCAAAAACGGAATATCTGTTAAAAATTCCAACAAAACCACCATAAGCGGCAACACCATCAAGAAAAACGGGAACACAACAACCAGTGGAAGTGGAGTATACTTTGAAAACTCAACAAATGTCACTGTCACTAACAACCAGATCAACGAAAACTACTACGGAATAACAGCCCTCAACTTAACCAATGCCATCATTAAAAACAACACATTCATCAACAACGACAGAGACGGGATACTGCTGAATGGGACCACAAAAAACGTTACCATAGCAAGTAACGCCATGCAAGAAAACGACAACGGAATCCATGTCAACTGCGCAAGTGAAAACCTGAACATAAGTGGAAACTTAATTACAGGAAACATTAAAAAAATAACCAAACAGCAGATGTACCATGGAAACGGGATTTTACTCGGAGAAAATTATGCACCATCATCAACGTTCCACATTGAACACAATGTAATGCTTAAAAATGCAAATATGGACTTTAGATCATGTATGGCTGCAGGGGACTATATACCCGGGTCAAACTTGTTTGGATCAGGCTGTAAACAGGTGACTTATGATCCTCAAATAACAATGGAAATGGTCAAGACTGGAAAAAATCAATTTTCAGTGGTGTTCCGTGATGGTAACACTGGTGAAATAGTAACAGATTTACCGTCCTTTGCTGTAACATTCAAGAACGGTCCTTATTCAGTAACAGCTATGACAATTAATGGGGTAGCAACTGCAGTCTTTACAAATCTAGCTAATGGTGACGTAGTCGGTACTGCTTATGGATTAACTGTATCCACTGCATATAGTTCCATTATAAATTATCTATTCGGAAATCCAGATGATCCTGGTTCTGGAGGAAATGATGATCCCGGTTCTGGAGGCAACTCTGGTAATAACGGTACCGGTTCTGGCAATGAAGGTGACGGTCCAGGCAGTGGTTCCGGAAATAACCCTGGAACCTCAAGTAATTCAGGTACTTCAGGCAGTAGTTCAAGTAACGGCGCTTCTTCAGGTTCTTCTGCAAGCGTGGGACTTGCAACAGCTGCAGCAGATGCAGGAAGCTCTGGAAATTCCGGCCAAGCTGGATCCAACGGACAGCAATCAGGACAGTCTAAAACAGCACAGGAGTTATTTATTGATGACACCACTAAAAATACCCCGTTCTGGGGTATACTCGGAGTCATAGTTCTCATTGTTGTGATATTTGGAGGCTACTACAGAAAAGATCTCATGAGCATGATTAGAAAATCGAAAAAATAA
- a CDS encoding DUF2162 family putative transporter — MAELVWECLIVSLVLLFGVNIGLAMGFTEIRKKEALAFSISYGLVTLIISVLATFLNSTLYSTINYCIFAVLGIIGVITLLSGIYTIKKWKETKKELCSLKSAAMLSSSACYFAGFMSTAVLLSKEITTSFLEFNLFMCIALILAIIGFYSFSKILRHAEMAYPVLLGNFMILNGFYFLISAALIPNIAELSSVQTSALSINSDISSLIFLIMGLIGIFLIGAYFKGEEITSTEDILQRIKLTAFKKTKKTKQSK; from the coding sequence ATGGCAGAACTAGTATGGGAATGTTTAATTGTATCCTTGGTTTTATTATTTGGTGTTAATATTGGCCTTGCAATGGGCTTTACAGAGATTCGCAAAAAGGAGGCCCTTGCATTTTCAATATCATATGGTTTAGTCACGCTGATCATAAGCGTACTGGCTACTTTTTTAAACAGCACGTTATACAGCACTATTAATTACTGCATCTTTGCAGTACTTGGAATTATAGGGGTTATAACCCTTTTAAGTGGGATTTACACCATTAAAAAATGGAAAGAAACAAAAAAAGAACTGTGCTCTCTTAAATCAGCGGCCATGTTGTCCTCATCTGCATGTTACTTTGCAGGATTTATGTCCACTGCAGTACTTTTAAGTAAAGAAATAACAACTTCTTTCCTGGAGTTCAATTTATTTATGTGTATTGCATTAATTTTAGCAATAATAGGATTCTATTCATTTTCTAAAATTTTAAGGCATGCAGAAATGGCATATCCTGTTTTACTTGGAAATTTCATGATTTTAAATGGATTTTATTTTTTAATAAGCGCGGCACTTATTCCAAATATTGCGGAATTATCTTCGGTTCAAACAAGCGCATTATCCATAAATTCAGATATTTCATCATTGATTTTCCTTATAATGGGATTGATCGGGATTTTCTTAATAGGAGCTTACTTCAAAGGAGAGGAAATTACAAGCACGGAAGATATCCTGCAAAGAATAAAGTTAACAGCATTTAAAAAGACCAAAAAAACTAAACAATCAAAATAA
- a CDS encoding MotA/TolQ/ExbB proton channel family protein: MEIIGSEILSNLLYLIAQSLLIPVILVLLAFIVYAVLSLGSFLTEKFSKSKFDVDKTEALIRAISKSANPEEMAKHVQDSELPVDQKKVLVKIISNHDIGSKSRRALATKLIEEEELKFSNITQRTDILVRLGPTMGLMGTLIPLGPGLSALGTGDINSLAQALILAFNTTIAGLAAGSVGFIISRYRKKWYADDLSILDAIIDSTLEVLDKCQEKGSF, encoded by the coding sequence ATGGAAATTATTGGAAGCGAAATTTTAAGTAATTTATTATATTTAATAGCTCAAAGCTTGCTTATACCCGTTATATTAGTTCTTCTAGCCTTTATAGTATATGCAGTTTTAAGTTTAGGGAGTTTTTTAACCGAAAAATTTTCAAAATCAAAATTCGATGTGGATAAAACAGAAGCGTTAATAAGAGCCATCTCAAAATCAGCTAATCCTGAAGAAATGGCGAAACACGTTCAAGACAGCGAACTCCCTGTTGACCAGAAAAAAGTGCTGGTAAAAATTATCTCCAACCACGACATTGGTTCAAAATCAAGAAGGGCACTTGCTACAAAACTAATTGAGGAAGAAGAACTCAAATTTTCAAATATAACTCAAAGAACAGACATATTAGTCAGGTTAGGTCCAACTATGGGACTTATGGGAACTTTAATCCCTTTAGGTCCAGGATTATCTGCACTTGGAACTGGAGATATAAATTCATTAGCACAAGCTTTAATATTAGCATTTAATACCACAATAGCAGGTTTAGCAGCTGGTTCAGTAGGTTTTATCATATCAAGATACAGGAAAAAATGGTATGCTGATGATTTATCCATTTTAGACGCAATAATTGATTCAACGCTGGAGGTTCTGGACAAATGCCAAGAAAAAGGAAGTTTTTAG
- a CDS encoding DUF2149 domain-containing protein yields the protein MPRKRKFLEYEDDDDPSSGMGSLTDCMLVLALGFMIFAIMALQSNPTLFSESSSGSSPNSVSVSTGQTINDTPGNQSGSGNNYQQMGTVYKDPKTGKLIMVSQ from the coding sequence ATGCCAAGAAAAAGGAAGTTTTTAGAATACGAAGATGATGATGATCCTTCCTCAGGAATGGGTAGCTTGACAGACTGTATGTTGGTTCTGGCACTTGGATTTATGATATTTGCCATCATGGCGTTACAGAGCAATCCTACATTATTTTCAGAGTCATCATCAGGGTCTAGCCCAAATTCAGTTTCAGTTAGCACGGGCCAAACCATCAATGATACTCCAGGTAATCAATCAGGGTCAGGCAATAATTACCAACAGATGGGAACGGTTTATAAAGACCCTAAAACGGGTAAGCTTATCATGGTCAGCCAGTAG